In Saccharothrix syringae, the following are encoded in one genomic region:
- a CDS encoding MarR family winged helix-turn-helix transcriptional regulator yields MTDPVADVVRWWAREAPELPAETIEFTKRVARMHALTDRVTVAVLVGFDLSRAEYDVLGTLVTAGDERLRPSELSSRLLLTTGGLSNVLRSLERRGYVALTPDPADGRSRRVSLTPEGATATRRVVGEVVAAQHELLGGVDAARIGSVTENLRAVLRLLDTR; encoded by the coding sequence GTGACCGACCCGGTGGCGGACGTCGTCCGGTGGTGGGCGCGCGAGGCGCCGGAGCTGCCCGCGGAGACCATCGAGTTCACCAAGCGCGTGGCGCGGATGCACGCCCTGACCGACCGCGTCACGGTCGCCGTGCTGGTCGGGTTCGACCTCAGCCGGGCGGAGTACGACGTGCTCGGGACCCTGGTGACCGCGGGTGACGAGCGGTTGAGGCCCTCGGAGCTGTCGTCCCGGCTGCTGCTCACCACGGGCGGGCTGAGCAACGTGCTGCGGTCCTTGGAACGGCGCGGCTACGTGGCCCTGACCCCGGACCCGGCCGACGGCCGCAGCCGGCGCGTCTCGCTGACCCCCGAGGGCGCGACCGCCACCCGGCGGGTGGTCGGCGAGGTCGTCGCCGCGCAGCACGAACTGCTCGGCGGCGTCGACGCCGCCCGGATCGGGTCGGTGACGGAGAACCTGAGGGCCGTCCTGCGCCTGCTCGACACCCGTTGA
- a CDS encoding amidohydrolase family protein — MRHCPPDSRRYDITHRFTITDVHVFAADGTFGPPTSVAVEDGVVVDRVDGVEVDGRGGYLLPGLIDTHVHVDHPDQLAAGLRWGVTTMLDMGTRRWDELRALRDADDDARADLRGASSPACAPRGTAVRRMGHPASTAVRGPRDAARWVAERLAQDPDYLKVVLEERLPFRPKPLGPDTVAALVAHAHRAGKKVVVHAASSRAYTVALDAGADVITHAPIGDTVTADLARRIAAAGTAVSPTLVMMRTILRTLKLPFTPRRLNFAHAVASTAALHRAGATIVLGTDANADDTSPARVAHGVSAHDELALLVDAGLSPSEALRAATSRAAAVFGLDDRGLIATGRRADLLLVARDPTRDITATRDVVGVWKRGVAAPVPGRA, encoded by the coding sequence TTGAGGCACTGCCCTCCCGACTCCCGGAGGTACGACATCACCCACCGGTTCACCATCACCGACGTCCACGTGTTCGCCGCCGACGGCACCTTCGGCCCGCCGACGTCGGTTGCCGTCGAGGACGGCGTGGTCGTCGATCGCGTCGACGGGGTGGAGGTCGACGGGCGGGGCGGGTACCTGCTCCCCGGCCTGATCGACACCCACGTGCACGTCGACCACCCCGACCAGCTCGCCGCCGGCCTCCGCTGGGGGGTGACGACCATGCTGGACATGGGCACCCGCCGGTGGGACGAGCTGCGCGCGCTCCGCGACGCCGACGACGACGCCCGCGCCGACCTGCGCGGCGCGTCCTCTCCCGCGTGCGCCCCCCGCGGCACGGCCGTGCGGAGGATGGGCCACCCCGCCTCCACCGCGGTCCGGGGCCCGCGGGACGCCGCCCGGTGGGTCGCCGAACGGCTGGCCCAGGACCCCGACTACCTCAAGGTCGTCCTGGAGGAGAGGCTGCCGTTCCGGCCGAAGCCGCTCGGCCCGGACACCGTCGCCGCCCTCGTGGCCCACGCGCACCGCGCGGGGAAGAAGGTCGTGGTGCACGCCGCGTCGAGCCGCGCCTACACCGTCGCGCTCGACGCGGGCGCGGACGTCATCACCCACGCGCCCATCGGGGACACCGTGACCGCCGACCTGGCCCGGCGGATCGCCGCCGCCGGCACGGCCGTGTCGCCGACCCTGGTGATGATGCGGACGATCCTGCGCACCCTCAAGCTCCCGTTCACGCCGCGGCGGTTGAACTTCGCCCACGCCGTCGCCTCCACCGCGGCCCTGCACCGGGCCGGGGCGACGATCGTCCTCGGCACGGACGCGAACGCGGACGACACCTCACCGGCCCGCGTCGCCCACGGGGTCTCCGCGCACGACGAACTCGCGCTGCTCGTCGACGCGGGGCTGAGCCCGTCCGAAGCGCTGCGCGCCGCGACCTCCCGCGCCGCCGCGGTGTTCGGGCTCGACGACCGCGGACTCATCGCCACCGGCAGGCGCGCGGACCTCCTGCTGGTCGCCCGCGACCCGACCCGGGACATCACCGCCACCCGCGACGTCGTCGGCGTGTGGAAGCGCGGTGTCGCCGCGCCCGTCCCGGGCCGCGCCTGA
- a CDS encoding GDSL-type esterase/lipase family protein, giving the protein MLRRLVAVALVLPLLALLLVVSDSPYPPLPGPPRDAPRAIVAMGDSTMSGEGAGSYEPGTDGENGNWCHRSTGASVHHTRVEGVDRVFNLACSGANAEQVGITDQVRNTEGSQARRLADIARQYRVTTVVVAVGANDDPRFADVLGACLRAWIERRTDCSKAMADEWRSRVDRMAPKVERALRDIRRVLQDEGYTPRSYTLVLQSYAAPVAPGLPFDLQNLAGCPLRTGDLEWVRDQAVSELSAGLRRAAGAVDARFLDLSRAGERHEACTGGGEPEQEWFTRLTVDFDGLNDTERAKHALQESFHPNARGHEQFGRCMSRFLATSAKSAACVVGEDGNLDAVPDRD; this is encoded by the coding sequence ATGTTGCGTCGACTCGTGGCCGTCGCCCTGGTGCTCCCGCTGCTGGCCCTGCTGCTGGTGGTCAGCGACTCCCCCTACCCGCCCCTGCCCGGACCGCCGCGCGACGCGCCGCGCGCGATCGTGGCCATGGGCGACAGCACCATGTCCGGCGAGGGCGCCGGCTCCTACGAGCCGGGCACCGACGGCGAGAACGGCAACTGGTGCCACCGGTCCACCGGGGCGTCGGTCCACCACACGCGCGTCGAGGGCGTCGACCGGGTGTTCAACCTGGCCTGCTCGGGCGCCAACGCCGAGCAGGTCGGCATCACCGACCAGGTCCGCAACACCGAGGGCTCCCAGGCGCGCCGGCTGGCCGACATCGCGCGCCAGTACCGGGTCACCACCGTGGTGGTGGCCGTCGGCGCCAACGACGACCCCCGGTTCGCCGACGTGCTGGGCGCCTGCCTGCGGGCCTGGATCGAGCGCCGCACCGACTGCTCGAAGGCCATGGCCGACGAGTGGCGGTCCCGGGTGGACCGGATGGCGCCCAAGGTCGAGCGGGCGCTGCGCGACATCCGCCGGGTGCTCCAGGACGAGGGCTACACACCCCGCTCCTACACCCTGGTGCTCCAGTCCTACGCCGCGCCGGTGGCCCCGGGCCTGCCGTTCGACCTGCAGAACCTCGCGGGCTGCCCGCTGCGCACCGGTGACCTGGAGTGGGTGCGGGACCAGGCGGTGAGCGAGCTGTCCGCCGGGCTGCGCCGGGCCGCGGGCGCGGTGGACGCGCGGTTCCTCGACCTGTCCCGGGCCGGTGAGCGGCACGAGGCGTGCACGGGCGGCGGTGAGCCGGAGCAGGAGTGGTTCACCCGGCTGACCGTGGACTTCGACGGGTTGAACGACACCGAGCGGGCCAAGCACGCGTTGCAGGAGTCGTTCCACCCCAACGCGCGCGGGCACGAGCAGTTCGGCCGGTGCATGAGCCGGTTCCTGGCGACGTCGGCGAAGTCGGCCGCGTGCGTGGTGGGCGAGGACGGCAACCTGGACGCGGTGCCCGACCGGGACTAG
- a CDS encoding ATP-binding cassette domain-containing protein: protein MTVLRAVGVERAFAHPSGPVRVLRGVDLAVAAGELVTLSGPSGSGKSALLSVLAGFDRPDAGAVELCGEVLTSPPSWKVCALLPQALGLAGELTLAENVALPIRLGLPTGNGGAGGDLDRVTELLVELGIGDLADRYPGEVSFGQQQRAALARAAICSPAVLLADEPTAHLDRHSTPAAVRVLRRAADEGAAVLVATHHDEVHRAADRTVVLSGGRVAVG, encoded by the coding sequence GTGACGGTGTTGCGCGCGGTGGGGGTGGAGCGGGCGTTCGCGCACCCCAGCGGACCGGTGCGGGTGCTGCGCGGGGTCGACCTCGCGGTGGCCGCCGGTGAGCTGGTGACGCTGTCCGGGCCGTCCGGGTCGGGCAAGAGCGCGCTGCTGAGCGTGCTGGCCGGGTTCGACCGGCCCGACGCGGGCGCGGTCGAGCTGTGCGGCGAGGTGCTGACCTCGCCGCCGTCGTGGAAGGTGTGCGCCCTGCTGCCGCAGGCGCTGGGCCTGGCGGGCGAGCTGACGCTGGCCGAGAACGTGGCGCTGCCGATCCGGCTCGGCCTGCCCACCGGGAACGGCGGCGCCGGCGGCGACCTGGACCGGGTGACCGAGCTGCTGGTGGAGCTGGGCATCGGCGACCTGGCCGACCGCTACCCCGGCGAGGTGTCGTTCGGGCAGCAGCAGCGCGCCGCCCTCGCGCGGGCCGCGATCTGCTCACCCGCCGTGCTGCTGGCCGACGAGCCGACGGCCCACCTCGACCGGCACAGCACGCCCGCGGCCGTGCGGGTGCTGCGGCGCGCGGCCGACGAGGGCGCGGCCGTGCTGGTGGCCACCCACCACGACGAGGTCCACCGGGCGGCCGACCGCACCGTCGTCCTGTCCGGGGGCCGGGTCGCCGTAGGATAG
- a CDS encoding ABC transporter ATP-binding protein: MAEHVLRLTGVGVRYRTPAGEVTAVSDVSLAVPATGITVLAGPSGSGKSTLLRVLSLVERPTSGGVELRGAGTARLSNRARRALRRREVALVFQNPGDNLVEHLDVGDNLRAAAQAAGRPVEVDALLARLGLPGTATWRVPALSGGQQQRLAFGCALARGASVVLADEPTSQLDAASADLVLETVGELAAAGVPVVVASHDPRLVALADTRFDLRDGGLVA, from the coding sequence GTGGCTGAACACGTGTTGCGGTTGACCGGTGTCGGCGTCCGGTACCGCACGCCCGCGGGCGAGGTGACCGCGGTGTCGGACGTGTCGCTGGCGGTGCCCGCGACCGGGATCACCGTGCTGGCCGGCCCGTCCGGGTCGGGCAAGTCGACGCTGCTGCGGGTGCTCAGCCTGGTGGAGCGGCCCACGTCCGGCGGCGTGGAGCTGCGCGGCGCGGGCACCGCCCGGCTGTCCAACCGGGCGCGGCGGGCGCTGCGGCGGCGCGAGGTGGCCCTGGTGTTCCAGAACCCGGGCGACAACCTGGTCGAGCACCTGGACGTGGGCGACAACCTGCGGGCCGCGGCGCAGGCGGCGGGCCGGCCGGTGGAGGTCGACGCGCTGCTGGCGCGGCTGGGCCTGCCGGGCACGGCGACGTGGCGGGTCCCGGCGCTGTCCGGCGGGCAGCAGCAGCGGCTGGCGTTCGGGTGCGCGCTGGCGCGCGGCGCGTCGGTGGTGCTGGCCGACGAGCCGACCTCGCAGCTGGACGCGGCCTCGGCGGACCTGGTGCTGGAGACGGTGGGCGAGCTGGCCGCGGCCGGGGTGCCGGTGGTGGTCGCCTCGCACGACCCGCGGCTGGTCGCCCTGGCGGACACGAGGTTCGACCTGCGGGACGGGGGGCTGGTGGCGTGA
- a CDS encoding FtsX-like permease family protein: MQIPWRAAPRAALSSPLTLLVSLVTALLIGFVVAAAVMHSAASGSAAVDYQQDRLCAEALHPSVESAVNHRDIAAVVTGINGAVPDHPKLIGTYTRERRTDFGGPQTYAKFGYRPGATDHLKVLEGGAKDGLWVPKSIADTVGLGLGGRGMGGRLPPVTAIYEDVRDPLPAWWCSERHFVVPNVLDRDELSTAVVWMPSFESFAALPEEVGGPTDVTVRFPAAEPRTVDEARALLTAGTARIAPLKDFGRVVSPLVLPVDNAARTVVNVRSAILGLTLISLLIGLAGVATVTAQWAQRRHRELRLLWVRGAGPVALGGRAVLELGLPLVVGGVAGLGVARLLLPVYAPSVALPPGTTTTAALAVLVVVVLALAVTGVTAALRAHRLFQVAARGDRVRRVLAALPWELGTAGLAVWAWDRVRHSGLATTEKIGDLPRIDATALAFPLLVVLTAALVTARLARWALAASHRVSLWSRPAAQLAIRRLAAASGPVTGVLLVGVLAVGTIAVGTAIAGSQRTALEVKSGMYTGANSVAQVDPGLTELPDSLRGRATLVGFVKQNDRTALVVDPRTFRDGAFPFEVDPALLTRPLRVGDAPRREISLPGLPPLNPDAHVPSFPKLGTSGWVVPVDRIADRDDVGSWYVWSNLPLGELTGALADAGVPYRNVVEKAKAVQGLPFLTIQWTFGFVTAIGAVLAVVAAIALLLAVEVRRRQNAVSGAFSTRMGLRPAALLRSHLLELGALAAAAVAIGSTASALGSGATVPRLDPAPRLTPGPQVPDPVPLLGATVVGGVLVVLVAAWIAVRSVRSARIGELIRG; encoded by the coding sequence GTGCAGATCCCGTGGAGAGCGGCCCCCCGCGCCGCGCTGTCGAGCCCGCTGACCCTCCTGGTCAGCCTCGTCACCGCGCTGCTGATCGGTTTCGTCGTCGCGGCCGCCGTCATGCACTCGGCGGCTTCCGGCAGCGCCGCGGTGGACTACCAGCAGGACCGGCTGTGCGCGGAGGCGCTGCACCCGTCCGTGGAGAGCGCTGTCAACCACCGCGACATCGCCGCGGTGGTCACCGGGATCAACGGCGCCGTGCCGGACCACCCGAAGCTGATCGGCACCTACACCAGGGAGCGGCGCACCGACTTCGGCGGGCCGCAGACCTACGCCAAGTTCGGCTACCGGCCCGGTGCGACCGACCACCTCAAAGTCCTCGAAGGCGGTGCCAAGGACGGCCTGTGGGTGCCCAAGAGCATCGCCGACACCGTCGGCCTCGGCCTGGGCGGGCGCGGCATGGGCGGGCGGCTGCCCCCGGTGACCGCGATCTACGAGGACGTGCGCGACCCGCTGCCCGCGTGGTGGTGCTCGGAGCGCCACTTCGTGGTGCCCAACGTGCTCGACCGCGACGAGCTGTCCACCGCGGTGGTGTGGATGCCCAGCTTCGAGTCCTTCGCCGCGCTGCCCGAGGAGGTCGGCGGGCCCACCGACGTCACGGTGCGCTTCCCCGCCGCGGAACCGCGCACCGTGGACGAGGCGCGGGCGCTGCTCACCGCGGGCACCGCGCGCATCGCACCGCTCAAGGACTTCGGCCGCGTGGTCTCGCCGCTGGTGCTGCCGGTGGACAACGCCGCGCGCACGGTGGTCAACGTGCGCTCGGCGATCCTGGGCCTGACCCTGATCAGCCTGCTCATCGGCCTGGCTGGCGTCGCGACGGTGACCGCGCAGTGGGCGCAGCGGCGGCACCGGGAGCTGCGCCTGCTGTGGGTGCGCGGTGCCGGCCCGGTGGCCCTGGGCGGGCGCGCGGTGCTGGAACTGGGCCTGCCGCTGGTGGTGGGCGGCGTGGCCGGGCTGGGCGTCGCGCGGCTGCTGCTGCCGGTCTACGCGCCGTCGGTGGCGCTGCCGCCGGGCACCACCACGACCGCGGCGCTGGCCGTGCTGGTGGTGGTCGTGCTGGCCCTGGCGGTCACCGGGGTCACCGCCGCGCTGCGCGCGCACCGGCTGTTCCAGGTGGCGGCGCGCGGTGACCGGGTGCGCCGGGTGCTGGCCGCCCTGCCGTGGGAGCTGGGCACCGCCGGGCTCGCGGTGTGGGCGTGGGACCGGGTCCGGCACAGCGGCCTGGCCACCACCGAGAAGATCGGCGACCTGCCCCGCATCGACGCGACCGCGCTGGCGTTCCCGCTGCTGGTCGTGCTCACCGCGGCGCTGGTGACGGCCCGGCTGGCGCGCTGGGCGCTGGCCGCCTCGCACCGGGTGTCGCTGTGGTCCCGGCCCGCCGCGCAGCTCGCGATCCGGCGGCTCGCCGCGGCCTCCGGCCCGGTGACCGGGGTGCTGCTGGTCGGCGTGCTGGCCGTCGGCACCATCGCGGTGGGCACGGCCATCGCCGGGTCCCAGCGGACCGCGCTGGAGGTCAAGTCCGGCATGTACACCGGCGCGAACAGCGTCGCCCAGGTGGACCCGGGGCTGACCGAGCTGCCCGACTCCCTGCGCGGCCGGGCCACCCTGGTCGGCTTCGTCAAGCAGAACGACCGCACCGCGCTGGTGGTGGACCCGCGCACGTTCCGGGACGGCGCGTTCCCGTTCGAGGTGGACCCCGCGCTGCTGACCCGACCGCTGCGGGTGGGCGACGCGCCCCGCCGCGAGATCAGCCTGCCCGGACTGCCGCCGCTCAACCCGGACGCGCACGTGCCGTCGTTCCCCAAGCTCGGCACCTCCGGCTGGGTCGTGCCGGTGGACCGGATCGCCGACCGGGACGACGTCGGCTCCTGGTACGTGTGGTCGAACCTGCCGCTGGGCGAGCTGACCGGGGCGCTGGCGGACGCGGGCGTGCCGTACCGCAACGTGGTCGAGAAGGCCAAGGCGGTGCAGGGCCTGCCGTTCCTGACCATCCAGTGGACCTTCGGGTTCGTCACGGCCATCGGCGCGGTGCTCGCCGTGGTGGCGGCCATCGCGCTGCTGCTGGCGGTGGAGGTGCGGCGGCGGCAGAACGCGGTGTCCGGCGCCTTCAGCACCCGCATGGGCCTGCGCCCGGCCGCGCTGCTGCGCAGCCACCTGCTGGAGCTGGGCGCGCTCGCCGCGGCCGCGGTGGCGATCGGGTCGACCGCCAGCGCGCTGGGCAGCGGCGCCACCGTGCCCAGGCTGGACCCCGCGCCGCGGCTCACGCCCGGTCCGCAGGTACCCGACCCGGTGCCGCTGCTGGGCGCCACGGTCGTGGGCGGTGTGCTGGTGGTGCTGGTGGCGGCGTGGATCGCGGTGCGCTCGGTGCGCTCGGCGAGGATCGGGGAGTTGATCCGTGGCTGA
- a CDS encoding DUF3072 domain-containing protein, with translation MTGPQESYLHTLAQEAGEEVPEGLTKVEASQLIDQLQDKTGRGR, from the coding sequence ATGACCGGGCCGCAGGAGTCCTACCTGCACACGCTGGCGCAGGAGGCCGGCGAGGAGGTGCCGGAGGGCCTGACCAAGGTCGAGGCGTCGCAGCTCATCGACCAGCTGCAGGACAAGACCGGCCGCGGCAGGTGA
- a CDS encoding chitinase gives MSRRVLFARVAAVAALVVGAAVVGFAPAYAASVTATFAKTSSWDTGYTAQFSIRNETSTAVSGWRLEFDLPSGTSVGAYWDALQTNASGHYTFTNRDYNGSVAPGASVTFGFNATGTASPANCRLNGAPCTGSTTTTTTTTTTTTTTTTTTTTGSTTTTTTTPPVGGLPKRVLVGYLHASFANGSGYIRMKDVSDDWDIVNLSFAEPTSATSGELRFAQCPVAECPNVESEAEFIAGIRDKQAKGKKVLISIGGANGQVQLTTAAARDAFVRSASAIIDKYGLDGLDVDFEGHSLSLNAGDTDFRAPTTPVIVNLIQALKTLKARYGSRFVLTMAPETFFVQVGYQHYGGGNGADPRAGAYLPVIHAMRDDLTLLHVQHYNSGPITGLDNQYHFMGGHDFHVSMADMVLAGFPVRGDATRFFPGLRQDQVAIGLPASVNAGNGFTQVAEVHKALDCLMKGTNCGTYKPRAVYPDLRGLMTWSVNWDRYNGFEFSKSHRAYLPR, from the coding sequence ATGTCGCGCAGGGTTCTGTTCGCCAGGGTGGCGGCGGTGGCGGCGCTGGTGGTGGGAGCGGCGGTGGTGGGCTTCGCGCCCGCCTACGCCGCCTCGGTCACCGCGACGTTCGCCAAGACGTCGAGCTGGGACACCGGCTACACCGCGCAGTTCTCGATCCGGAACGAGACGAGCACCGCCGTCTCGGGCTGGCGGTTGGAGTTCGACCTGCCGTCGGGCACGTCGGTCGGCGCCTACTGGGACGCGTTGCAGACCAACGCGAGCGGGCACTACACGTTCACCAACCGCGACTACAACGGCAGCGTCGCGCCGGGCGCCTCGGTGACGTTCGGGTTCAACGCCACGGGTACCGCGAGCCCCGCCAACTGCCGCCTCAACGGCGCGCCGTGCACCGGGTCGACGACGACCACCACGACCACGACGACGACCACCACCACGACCACCACCACGACGACCACCGGGTCGACGACCACGACCACCACCACGCCACCGGTCGGCGGGCTGCCCAAGCGCGTCCTGGTCGGCTACCTGCACGCCAGCTTCGCCAACGGCTCCGGCTACATCCGCATGAAGGACGTCTCCGACGACTGGGACATCGTCAACCTGTCCTTCGCCGAACCCACCTCCGCCACCTCCGGCGAGCTGCGCTTCGCCCAGTGCCCGGTGGCCGAGTGCCCGAACGTCGAGTCCGAGGCCGAGTTCATCGCGGGCATCCGGGACAAGCAGGCCAAGGGCAAGAAGGTGCTGATCTCCATCGGCGGCGCCAACGGCCAGGTGCAGCTGACCACCGCGGCCGCGCGGGACGCGTTCGTGCGCTCGGCGTCGGCGATCATCGACAAGTACGGCCTCGACGGCCTGGACGTCGACTTCGAGGGCCACTCCCTGTCGCTCAACGCGGGCGACACCGACTTCCGCGCGCCCACCACCCCGGTGATCGTCAACCTGATCCAGGCGCTGAAGACCCTCAAGGCCCGCTACGGCAGCCGGTTCGTGCTCACCATGGCGCCGGAGACGTTCTTCGTCCAGGTCGGCTACCAGCACTACGGCGGCGGCAACGGCGCGGACCCGCGCGCGGGCGCGTACCTGCCGGTGATCCACGCGATGCGCGACGACCTGACGCTGCTGCACGTCCAGCACTACAACTCGGGCCCGATCACGGGCCTGGACAACCAGTACCACTTCATGGGCGGCCACGACTTCCACGTCAGCATGGCGGACATGGTGCTGGCCGGGTTCCCGGTGCGCGGTGACGCGACCAGGTTCTTCCCCGGCCTGCGGCAGGACCAGGTCGCCATCGGCCTGCCCGCGAGCGTCAACGCGGGCAACGGCTTCACCCAGGTCGCCGAGGTGCACAAGGCGCTGGACTGCCTGATGAAGGGCACCAACTGCGGCACGTACAAGCCCAGGGCGGTCTACCCGGACCTGCGCGGGCTGATGACGTGGTCGGTCAACTGGGACCGGTACAACGGGTTCGAGTTCTCCAAGTCCCACCGGGCCTACCTGCCCCGCTGA
- a CDS encoding flavin-containing monooxygenase: MRACVIGAGPAGIVTAKVLLEHGFDVTVIDKYRWVGGIWSPGGCYDGLANQAASRLFEFADLPNRLHFAGAPETQLYLEDYARTFGVLDRLRPGTEVVSVRPVDGPGRVGAHGWSVGFRPAGDEAAPVRRETFDHVVVASGAHHHANVPDLPGRESFRGTALHSNEVRAGAFTGRRVVVVGGGRSALDLATRAAREASSAVLVQRRVNWMIPERLLLGLVGYKWILLTRLGEALLPLYHDANSVRRVDRLSARTKRVLWWLISQDMLISSGFYRLPKRLRPAHPLPFHLVHAGVVPRGYVRALRRGTLSARVSAVEGFTGRGLRLATGEELAADVVVFATGHRRVFPFLDPAVRVHDPAGRLRLYRGIVPPGVDRLGFVGFRQVFNNIMGVELSAQWLARHFHGELRPTLMREAVDDRLAWQEQVLPGSGGYDFGPYDIHCADELMHDMGLPQRRTGNVLAEYLLPGGVAHRYRGLSGWRVPRTAP; encoded by the coding sequence ATGCGGGCGTGCGTCATCGGGGCGGGACCGGCGGGGATCGTGACCGCCAAGGTGCTGTTGGAGCACGGCTTCGACGTCACGGTCATCGACAAGTACCGGTGGGTCGGCGGGATCTGGTCGCCGGGCGGTTGCTACGACGGGCTGGCCAACCAGGCCGCGTCGCGCCTGTTCGAGTTCGCCGACCTGCCCAACCGCCTGCACTTCGCCGGTGCCCCGGAGACCCAGCTCTACCTGGAGGACTACGCCAGGACCTTCGGCGTGCTGGACCGCCTCCGCCCCGGCACGGAGGTGGTCTCCGTGCGGCCGGTGGACGGGCCCGGGCGGGTGGGCGCCCACGGCTGGTCGGTCGGGTTCCGGCCCGCCGGGGACGAGGCGGCACCGGTGCGCCGGGAGACCTTCGACCACGTCGTGGTGGCCAGCGGGGCGCACCACCACGCCAACGTGCCCGACCTGCCGGGGCGCGAGTCGTTCCGCGGCACCGCGCTGCACTCCAACGAGGTGCGGGCCGGCGCGTTCACCGGGCGGCGGGTGGTGGTCGTGGGCGGCGGCAGGTCCGCACTGGACCTGGCCACCCGCGCCGCGCGCGAGGCGTCCTCGGCCGTGCTGGTGCAGCGCCGGGTGAACTGGATGATCCCCGAACGGCTCCTGCTCGGCCTGGTCGGCTACAAGTGGATACTGCTCACCCGGCTCGGCGAAGCGCTCCTGCCCCTCTACCACGACGCGAACAGCGTCCGCCGGGTCGATCGCCTCAGCGCGCGGACCAAACGCGTCCTGTGGTGGCTCATCAGCCAGGACATGCTGATCTCGTCGGGGTTCTACCGGCTGCCGAAGCGGCTGCGGCCGGCCCACCCGCTCCCCTTCCACCTGGTGCACGCCGGGGTGGTGCCGCGCGGCTACGTGCGGGCCCTGCGCCGCGGCACGCTGTCCGCCCGGGTCAGCGCGGTCGAGGGCTTCACCGGCCGGGGGCTGCGGCTGGCCACGGGCGAGGAGCTGGCCGCGGACGTGGTCGTGTTCGCCACCGGCCACCGCAGGGTCTTCCCGTTCCTGGACCCGGCGGTGCGGGTGCACGACCCCGCCGGGCGGTTGCGCCTCTACCGCGGCATCGTGCCGCCCGGCGTGGACCGGCTGGGGTTCGTGGGGTTCCGGCAGGTCTTCAACAACATCATGGGCGTGGAGCTGAGCGCGCAGTGGCTCGCCCGGCACTTCCACGGCGAGCTGCGCCCCACGCTGATGCGGGAGGCCGTCGACGACCGCCTGGCCTGGCAGGAACAGGTGCTCCCGGGCTCCGGCGGCTACGACTTCGGGCCCTACGACATCCACTGCGCGGACGAGCTGATGCACGACATGGGCCTGCCGCAACGCCGCACCGGCAACGTGCTGGCCGAGTACCTGCTGCCCGGCGGGGTCGCGCACCGGTACCGGGGGTTGAGCGGGTGGCGGGTGCCGCGCACCGCGCCCTAG
- a CDS encoding VOC family protein has translation MSVTPYVMVDSARRFGEFVRDAFGAEVTNVVPLPTDPERVVHAEARIGDGVLFFADSGADGCRCLPPPAEPVHVQLWATVPDAEGTWARAVAAGARPAVEVTGQDDGGRMGGFVDPFGTLWWVSTPA, from the coding sequence ATGTCCGTGACGCCCTACGTGATGGTCGACAGCGCCCGGCGGTTCGGGGAGTTCGTCCGGGACGCCTTCGGCGCCGAGGTGACCAACGTCGTGCCGCTGCCGACCGACCCGGAGCGGGTGGTGCACGCCGAGGCCCGGATCGGGGACGGGGTGCTGTTCTTCGCCGACTCCGGGGCCGACGGCTGCCGGTGCCTGCCCCCGCCCGCCGAACCGGTGCACGTCCAGCTGTGGGCGACCGTGCCCGACGCCGAGGGGACGTGGGCGCGGGCCGTCGCGGCGGGTGCCCGACCCGCCGTCGAGGTGACCGGTCAGGATGACGGCGGCAGGATGGGCGGCTTCGTCGACCCGTTCGGGACGCTGTGGTGGGTGAGCACGCCCGCCTGA
- a CDS encoding PadR family transcriptional regulator, translating into MSAVRLLVLGAVRRRGRAHGYQVRADLESWGAHEWSNAAPGSVYHALKAMAGQGLLLAGETSPSEAGGPPRVEYELTGEGERAYFDLLRAALTSRDPRLDLLAAAVGLIEDLPRAEAVELLRRRVLVMDEWHAAVAGHLPPGAELDEWGPVGEVVGLWLHTARSRAEWTHRLLRRLEEGAYRMAGE; encoded by the coding sequence ATGTCGGCGGTTCGGCTGCTCGTGCTCGGCGCGGTGCGGCGGCGGGGGCGCGCCCACGGCTACCAGGTGCGGGCCGACCTGGAGTCGTGGGGCGCGCACGAGTGGTCCAACGCGGCCCCGGGGTCGGTCTACCACGCGTTGAAGGCCATGGCGGGCCAGGGGCTGCTGCTGGCCGGGGAGACCTCGCCCAGCGAGGCGGGCGGGCCGCCGCGCGTGGAGTACGAGCTGACCGGGGAGGGGGAGCGGGCCTACTTCGACCTGCTCCGCGCCGCGCTGACCAGCCGGGACCCGCGCCTGGACCTGCTCGCCGCCGCGGTCGGGCTGATCGAGGACCTGCCCCGGGCCGAGGCCGTCGAGCTGCTGCGCCGGCGGGTGCTGGTGATGGACGAGTGGCACGCGGCCGTCGCCGGGCACCTGCCGCCGGGCGCCGAACTGGACGAGTGGGGGCCGGTCGGCGAGGTGGTCGGCCTGTGGCTGCACACCGCCCGCAGCCGCGCCGAGTGGACCCACCGGTTGCTCCGGCGGCTGGAGGAGGGTGCCTACCGGATGGCGGGGGAGTGA